The following are encoded together in the Pectobacterium punjabense genome:
- the rho gene encoding transcription termination factor Rho: MNLTELKNTPVSELITLGENMGLENQARMRKQDIIFAILKQHAKSGEDIFGDGVLEILQDGFGFLRSADSSYLAGPDDIYVSPSQIRRFNLRTGDTISGKIRPPKEGERYFALLKVNEVNYDRPENARNKILFENLTPLHANSRLRMERGNGSTEDLTARVLDLASPIGRGQRGLIVAPPKAGKTMLLQNIAQSIAYNHPDCVLMVLLIDERPEEVTEMQRLVKGEVVASTFDEPASRHVQVAEMVIEKAKRLVEHKKDVIILLDSITRLARAYNTVVPASGKVLTGGVDANALHRPKRFFGAARNVEEGGSLTIIATALVDTGSKMDEVIYEEFKGTGNMELHLARKIAEKRVFPAIDYNRSGTRKEELLTTSEELQKMWILRKIIHPMGEIDAMEFLINKLAMTKTNDEFFDMMKRS; the protein is encoded by the coding sequence ATGAATCTTACCGAATTAAAGAATACGCCAGTTTCTGAGTTAATTACTCTTGGCGAAAATATGGGACTGGAAAACCAGGCCCGCATGCGTAAACAGGATATTATCTTCGCGATTCTGAAGCAGCATGCCAAAAGCGGCGAGGATATTTTCGGCGATGGTGTGCTGGAGATATTGCAGGATGGCTTCGGCTTTCTCCGCTCCGCAGACAGCTCCTACCTCGCAGGCCCCGATGATATCTACGTTTCTCCCAGCCAAATCCGCCGTTTCAACCTCCGCACTGGTGACACCATTTCTGGCAAGATTCGCCCGCCGAAAGAAGGTGAGCGCTATTTTGCACTGCTGAAAGTTAACGAAGTTAACTACGACAGACCTGAAAACGCCCGCAACAAAATCCTGTTCGAAAACTTAACGCCACTGCATGCAAACTCTCGTTTGCGTATGGAGCGCGGTAACGGTTCGACAGAAGATCTGACGGCGCGTGTATTAGATCTGGCTTCGCCAATTGGTCGTGGGCAACGTGGTCTGATCGTTGCACCGCCGAAAGCAGGTAAAACCATGCTGCTGCAGAATATTGCGCAGAGTATTGCTTACAACCATCCTGACTGTGTGCTGATGGTGTTGCTGATTGACGAACGTCCAGAAGAAGTGACCGAGATGCAGCGTCTGGTGAAAGGTGAAGTGGTTGCGTCAACGTTTGACGAACCTGCTTCCCGTCACGTTCAGGTTGCTGAAATGGTAATCGAAAAAGCGAAGCGTCTGGTTGAGCATAAGAAAGACGTTATCATTCTGCTGGACTCCATTACCCGTCTGGCGCGTGCTTATAACACCGTTGTTCCAGCGTCGGGTAAAGTGTTGACTGGTGGTGTGGATGCCAACGCCCTGCATCGTCCGAAGCGTTTCTTCGGTGCTGCTCGTAACGTTGAGGAAGGCGGTAGCCTGACCATCATCGCCACCGCACTGGTTGATACCGGTTCTAAGATGGACGAAGTGATTTACGAAGAGTTTAAAGGTACAGGTAATATGGAACTGCACCTGGCGCGTAAAATCGCAGAAAAACGCGTGTTCCCGGCGATTGATTACAACCGTTCCGGTACGCGTAAAGAAGAGTTGCTTACTACCTCTGAAGAATTGCAGAAGATGTGGATTCTACGCAAAATCATCCACCCAATGGGTGAGATCGATGCGATGGAATTCCTCATCAATAAGTTGGCGATGACGAAAACCAACGATG
- the trxA gene encoding thioredoxin TrxA, protein MSDKIIHLTDDSFGTKVLQADGAILVDFWAEWCGPCKMIAPILDEIAEEFEGKLTVTKLNIDENPATAPKYGIRGIPTLLLFKNGEVAATKVGALSKGQLKEFLTANL, encoded by the coding sequence ATGAGCGATAAAATAATTCACCTGACTGATGACAGCTTTGGTACGAAAGTATTGCAGGCTGATGGCGCTATCTTGGTTGATTTCTGGGCTGAGTGGTGTGGTCCTTGTAAAATGATCGCTCCTATTCTGGATGAAATTGCCGAAGAGTTTGAAGGTAAACTGACGGTGACCAAGCTGAACATTGATGAAAATCCTGCAACTGCACCGAAATATGGTATCCGTGGTATTCCTACGCTGCTGTTGTTTAAAAACGGCGAAGTCGCGGCGACAAAAGTCGGCGCACTGTCCAAAGGGCAACTGAAAGAGTTCCTGACGGCAAATCTGTAA
- the rhlB gene encoding ATP-dependent RNA helicase RhlB: protein MSKTHLTEQKFSDFALHPQVIEALESKGFHNCTPIQALALPLALSGRDVAGQAQTGTGKTLAFLASTFHYLLSHPANAERQTNQPRALIMAPTRELAVQIHSDAEALSHLTGLKLGLAYGGDGYDKQLKVLESGVDILIGTTGRLIDYAKQNHINLGAIQVVVLDEADRMYDLGFIKDIRWLFRRMPATSQRLNMLFSATLSYRVRELAFEQMNNAEYVEVEPEQKTGHRIKEELFYPSNEEKMRLLQTLLEEEWPDRCIIFANTKHRCEDIWGHLAADGHRVGLLTGDVAQKKRLRILEEFTQGNLDILVATDVAARGLHIPSVTHVFNYDLPDDCEDYVHRIGRTGRAGQSGFSISLACEEYALNLPAIETYIGHGIPVSKYNSDALMSDLPAPKRLTRPPRSNNGPRRHSNAPRRSGAPRNNRKRAD from the coding sequence ATGAGCAAAACACACTTAACTGAACAGAAGTTTTCCGACTTCGCCCTGCACCCGCAGGTTATCGAAGCCCTTGAAAGTAAAGGGTTTCATAACTGTACGCCTATTCAGGCGTTAGCTCTGCCATTAGCTTTGTCAGGGCGTGATGTTGCGGGTCAGGCGCAAACCGGTACCGGCAAGACGCTGGCTTTTCTTGCGTCTACTTTCCATTATTTGCTTTCACATCCTGCAAACGCAGAGCGTCAAACCAATCAACCACGTGCCTTAATTATGGCACCTACTCGTGAACTGGCTGTCCAGATTCACTCTGACGCAGAAGCGCTATCTCACCTGACTGGGCTAAAACTGGGTTTAGCCTACGGTGGCGACGGCTACGACAAACAGCTTAAAGTGCTGGAAAGCGGCGTTGATATCTTGATCGGCACCACGGGTCGCCTGATCGACTATGCCAAACAAAACCATATTAATCTGGGCGCGATTCAGGTCGTCGTGCTTGACGAAGCGGATCGCATGTACGATCTCGGTTTCATCAAAGATATCCGCTGGTTGTTCCGTCGTATGCCAGCCACGTCACAGCGCCTGAACATGCTCTTTTCCGCTACGCTCTCCTACCGAGTGCGTGAACTCGCGTTTGAACAGATGAATAACGCAGAGTACGTGGAAGTTGAACCGGAACAGAAAACCGGTCACCGCATTAAAGAAGAGTTATTTTATCCGTCCAACGAAGAGAAAATGCGCCTGCTCCAGACGCTGTTGGAAGAAGAATGGCCGGATCGCTGCATTATTTTCGCGAATACCAAGCATCGCTGTGAAGACATCTGGGGTCACCTGGCTGCCGACGGCCATCGTGTTGGGCTGCTGACGGGCGACGTCGCACAGAAAAAACGTCTGCGTATTCTGGAAGAATTTACTCAAGGTAATCTGGATATTCTGGTAGCAACGGACGTTGCAGCGCGTGGTTTACACATTCCTTCTGTGACCCACGTTTTCAACTACGACCTGCCGGATGACTGCGAAGACTACGTTCACCGCATTGGCCGTACTGGTCGTGCAGGGCAAAGCGGATTTTCTATCAGCCTGGCCTGCGAAGAGTATGCATTGAATCTCCCGGCTATCGAAACCTACATCGGCCACGGTATCCCGGTCAGTAAATACAACAGTGACGCGCTAATGAGCGATTTACCTGCGCCGAAGCGTTTAACACGCCCACCGCGTTCTAATAATGGCCCGCGCCGACATAGTAATGCGCCACGCCGCAGCGGAGCGCCCCGTAATAACCGTAAACGAGCGGACTAA
- the ppx gene encoding exopolyphosphatase encodes MQSSSSLYAAIDLGSNSFHMLVTRETAGSIQTLAKIKRKVRLAAGLDKQNRLSQEAMQRGWQCLQLFSERLQDIPQDQVRVVATATLRLATNADGFLQRAQEILGLPIQVISGEEEARLIYQGVAHTTGGPDARLVVDIGGGSTELATGVGAKTTQLISLPMGCVTWLDRYFSDRNLEAGNFERAEHAAREMLRPVAASLREQGWQICVGASGTVQALQEIMVAQGMDEYITLPKLRQLKEHAIQCDKLEELEIEGLTLERALVFPSGLAILLAIFQELDIKTMTLAGGALREGLVYGMLNLPVDQDIRHRTLETLQRRYLLDTEQAKRVSTLADNFLQQVARDWQLDSRCRELLRSACLVHEIGLSIDFRQSPQHAAYLIRHSDLPGFTPAQKKLLATLLQNQINPVDLMPLSQQNALPVNQAQRLCRLLRLAIIFASRRRDDTLPAVRLRVEGEALRLILPAGWLAQHPLRAEMLEQESRWQSYVHWPLMLEETPA; translated from the coding sequence ATGCAGAGCTCTTCTTCACTTTACGCTGCCATCGATCTCGGATCGAACAGCTTCCATATGCTGGTCACACGGGAAACCGCAGGCAGCATTCAGACGCTGGCGAAAATAAAGCGTAAGGTCCGCCTTGCAGCAGGGCTGGATAAGCAGAATCGGCTCTCACAGGAAGCCATGCAGCGTGGCTGGCAGTGTCTACAACTGTTCTCCGAACGGTTGCAGGACATTCCGCAGGATCAGGTGCGTGTCGTCGCGACCGCAACTCTGCGACTGGCAACGAACGCTGACGGCTTTCTGCAACGTGCTCAGGAAATTCTGGGCTTGCCGATTCAGGTTATCAGCGGTGAAGAAGAAGCGCGCTTGATTTATCAAGGTGTAGCACATACCACGGGCGGCCCGGATGCGCGTCTGGTTGTGGATATTGGCGGTGGCAGTACCGAACTGGCAACAGGCGTCGGTGCAAAAACGACCCAGTTGATCAGCCTCCCAATGGGATGCGTAACGTGGCTGGATCGCTATTTCAGCGACCGCAACCTCGAAGCTGGTAACTTTGAACGCGCTGAACACGCGGCGCGTGAGATGTTGCGCCCTGTCGCAGCTTCCTTGCGCGAGCAAGGGTGGCAAATCTGCGTCGGCGCTTCCGGTACAGTGCAAGCACTACAGGAAATTATGGTCGCGCAGGGAATGGATGAATACATTACTCTGCCGAAGCTCAGACAGCTTAAAGAGCATGCGATTCAGTGCGATAAGCTGGAAGAGTTAGAAATTGAAGGCCTGACGCTAGAACGTGCGCTGGTTTTCCCCAGCGGGCTCGCAATTCTATTGGCGATCTTCCAAGAGCTCGACATCAAAACCATGACGCTGGCTGGAGGCGCGCTGCGTGAAGGGCTGGTCTATGGCATGTTGAATTTGCCCGTCGATCAGGATATCCGCCACCGCACACTAGAGACGCTACAACGCCGTTATCTGCTGGATACCGAGCAGGCTAAACGCGTCAGTACGCTGGCAGACAACTTTTTGCAACAAGTTGCCCGTGACTGGCAGTTAGATAGTCGATGTCGCGAGTTGCTGCGCAGCGCCTGTCTGGTGCACGAAATCGGTTTGAGCATTGATTTTCGGCAGTCTCCCCAGCATGCAGCCTATTTGATTCGCCATAGCGATCTCCCCGGCTTTACGCCAGCCCAGAAGAAGCTGTTAGCCACACTTCTGCAAAACCAAATTAACCCCGTCGATTTGATGCCGCTCAGTCAGCAGAATGCGCTACCGGTCAATCAGGCACAGCGCCTGTGCCGCCTGTTGCGTCTGGCAATTATTTTTGCCAGCCGCCGTCGCGATGACACATTGCCGGCAGTGCGGTTACGCGTAGAAGGTGAAGCATTGCGTTTGATTCTGCCTGCTGGCTGGCTGGCTCAGCACCCGCTACGAGCAGAAATGCTGGAACAGGAAAGCCGCTGGCAGAGCTATGTACACTGGCCGCTGATGCTGGAAGAAACCCCGGCTTAA
- the rep gene encoding DNA helicase Rep, which yields MRLNPSQQHAVEFVTGPCLVLAGAGSGKTRVITNKIAHLIRQCGYQARHIAAVTFTNKAAREMKERVAQTLGRKETRGLMIATFHTLGLEIIKREYAALGMKANFSLFDDQDQMALLKELTEQWLENDKVLLQQLISTISNWKNDLIDPAGAAATARSERDKLFVHCYSLYHEHLRACNVLDFDDLILLPTLLLKQNAEVRERWQNRLRYLLVDEYQDTNTSQYELVKLLVGTRARFTVVGDDDQSIYSWRGARPQNLVLLQQDFPALDVIKLEQNYRSSGRILKAANILIANNPHVFEKRLFSELGYGDELKVITANNEDHEAERVVGELIAHHFIKKTQYGDYAILYRGNHQSRLFEKMLMQNRIPYRISGGTSFFSRPEIKDLLAYLRVLTNPDDDSAFLRIVNTPKREIGPATMKKLGEWAGQRNKGLFSASFDLGLSQSLTGRGLESLQRFTQWLAEIARLAEREPVAAVRDLIHGLDYESWLYETSPSPKAAEMRMKNVNQLFSWMTEMLEGSELDEPMTLTQVVTRFTLRDMMERGESEEELDQVQLMTLHASKGLEFPYVFLVGMEEGLLPHQSSIDEDNVDEERRLAYVGITRAQRELFFTLCKERRQYGELMRPEPSRFLLELPQDDVVWETERKVVSAQERMQKGQTNVANIRAMLAKAKGE from the coding sequence ATGCGCTTAAACCCCAGCCAACAACATGCCGTCGAATTCGTCACCGGACCTTGTCTGGTTCTGGCGGGCGCTGGCTCAGGCAAGACCCGCGTGATCACCAACAAAATTGCGCACCTGATTCGCCAGTGTGGTTATCAGGCCCGGCACATTGCTGCTGTGACGTTTACCAACAAAGCGGCGCGTGAAATGAAGGAACGCGTGGCACAAACGCTGGGGCGTAAAGAAACACGCGGGCTAATGATTGCGACGTTTCATACGCTGGGGTTAGAGATCATCAAGCGTGAATATGCCGCGCTGGGTATGAAAGCCAATTTCTCCCTGTTTGACGATCAGGATCAGATGGCGCTGCTGAAGGAGCTTACGGAGCAGTGGCTGGAAAACGATAAGGTGCTGCTGCAACAGCTGATCTCAACGATCTCAAACTGGAAAAACGATCTGATCGATCCTGCTGGTGCGGCGGCGACCGCACGATCCGAACGCGACAAGCTGTTTGTGCATTGCTACTCGCTTTACCATGAACACCTGCGTGCCTGTAACGTGCTGGACTTCGACGATCTGATTTTGCTGCCCACGCTGCTGCTGAAGCAGAATGCTGAGGTGCGTGAACGTTGGCAGAACCGCTTACGCTACCTGCTGGTTGATGAATATCAGGACACCAACACCAGCCAGTACGAGCTGGTGAAACTGCTGGTTGGCACTCGTGCGCGTTTCACCGTCGTAGGCGATGACGATCAGTCAATTTACTCCTGGCGTGGTGCGCGACCGCAGAATCTGGTGTTATTACAGCAGGATTTCCCCGCGCTTGACGTAATCAAACTGGAACAAAACTACCGTTCATCCGGGCGTATTCTGAAAGCTGCCAATATTCTCATCGCTAATAACCCGCACGTTTTTGAAAAGCGGTTGTTCTCAGAGCTGGGTTATGGTGATGAGCTCAAAGTGATTACCGCCAACAACGAAGATCACGAGGCCGAGCGTGTTGTTGGCGAACTGATTGCCCATCACTTTATTAAAAAGACCCAGTACGGCGACTATGCCATTTTGTATCGTGGTAACCACCAGTCGCGTCTGTTTGAAAAGATGCTGATGCAGAACCGTATTCCTTATCGCATCTCCGGTGGCACGTCTTTTTTCTCTCGACCTGAAATCAAAGATTTACTGGCTTACCTGCGTGTATTGACTAACCCGGACGATGACAGTGCGTTTTTACGTATTGTGAACACGCCCAAACGTGAGATTGGCCCAGCGACGATGAAGAAGCTGGGCGAGTGGGCAGGACAACGTAATAAAGGCCTGTTCAGCGCAAGTTTTGATCTTGGGTTGAGCCAATCTCTGACTGGGCGTGGGCTGGAATCTCTGCAACGGTTTACGCAGTGGCTGGCGGAGATTGCCCGTCTGGCGGAGCGTGAACCTGTGGCAGCCGTGCGCGACCTGATTCATGGGTTGGACTACGAAAGCTGGCTCTACGAAACCTCACCCAGCCCAAAAGCCGCAGAGATGCGGATGAAGAACGTCAATCAGTTATTCAGTTGGATGACGGAAATGCTGGAAGGCTCCGAACTGGATGAACCCATGACGCTGACGCAAGTAGTGACGCGCTTCACACTGCGGGACATGATGGAGCGCGGAGAGAGTGAAGAGGAACTGGATCAGGTACAACTGATGACGCTGCATGCATCCAAAGGACTAGAGTTTCCGTACGTCTTTTTGGTCGGGATGGAAGAAGGTTTGTTGCCGCACCAGAGCAGCATTGATGAAGACAACGTCGACGAAGAGCGCCGTCTGGCATACGTGGGAATTACACGTGCCCAGCGCGAGCTGTTCTTCACGCTGTGTAAAGAACGCCGCCAGTATGGCGAGCTAATGCGCCCAGAACCGAGTCGCTTCCTGCTTGAACTGCCACAAGATGATGTAGTGTGGGAAACGGAAAGAAAAGTGGTGAGCGCACAAGAGCGTATGCAGAAAGGCCAGACGAACGTTGCCAATATTCGGGCGATGCTGGCGAAAGCAAAAGGGGAATAA
- the ppiC gene encoding peptidylprolyl isomerase PpiC, which translates to MANTAAALHILVDTEQLANDILAQLEKGADFQKLAQKHSTCPSKRNGGDLGEFRKGDMVPAFDKAVFSCELLKPFGPVKTQFGYHVIKVLYRN; encoded by the coding sequence ATGGCAAATACCGCAGCAGCCCTACATATCCTAGTCGATACCGAGCAACTGGCTAACGACATTCTGGCTCAATTAGAAAAAGGTGCCGATTTCCAGAAACTGGCGCAAAAACACTCAACCTGCCCATCAAAACGTAACGGCGGCGATTTGGGTGAGTTTCGTAAAGGCGACATGGTGCCAGCTTTCGATAAGGCGGTGTTTTCCTGCGAATTGCTGAAACCGTTTGGGCCGGTGAAAACCCAGTTTGGTTACCATGTGATCAAAGTGCTGTACCGCAACTAA